In one window of Primulina tabacum isolate GXHZ01 chromosome 8, ASM2559414v2, whole genome shotgun sequence DNA:
- the LOC142554140 gene encoding mogroside I-E synthase-like, with the protein MAADGTRKPRVLVLLYPAQGHISPAAAFSKFLASKGLHITVITTTQLNKSSKFSSSSSSSINIQTISDGSEDNQNQTETFEEYLARLKRCVSQSLAKFLDEQIESGCIAKAIVYDSLMHWVSGIARGRGLLTVPFFTQSCSVCAVYYHLKKGLLKLPYKDPVVPMPALPRRLEVEDLPSFPKIMDPNNTIMNLLADQFSNLEEADLIFFNTFDKLENEMIEWMSSTWPIKTIGPTISLLQTSEEIYDQKDHMISVFEPTCEACIEWLDSKETNSVLYVSFGSAVSLQKEQMEELAFGLALSNCNFLWVVRSSEENKLPPAFVSNLSDIGFVVEWCSQPRVLAHPSVSCFMTHCGWNSFLEALSVGVPIIGMGQWADQKMNAKFIEDVWNVGTRVESGEFKREEIAKCVAEMVYGDKGKELKANARKWKELVGEAVEKGGSSARNVDDFVTQIFCS; encoded by the exons ATGGCAGCGGATGGAACTAGAAAGCCACGTGTTCTAGTCCTCCTTTACCCGGCACAAGGTCACATAAGCCCCGCCGCCGCGTTCTCCAAGTTCTTAGCCTCAAAGGGTCTGCACATCACCGTTATAACTACCACACAACTAAACAAATCATCGAAGTTTTCCTCCAGCAGCAGCAGCTCAATCAACATACAAACCATATCCGACGGTTCCGAGGACAATCAGAATCAAACCGAGACATTCGAGGAGTACTTGGCACGTCTCAAGCGATGTGTTTCACAGAGTTTGGCTAAGTTTCTTGACGAACAGATCGAATCTGGTTGTATTGCTAAAGCTATCGTGTATGATTCTTTAATGCATTGGGTTTCGGGCATCGCTCGAGGCCGAGGTTTGCTCACGGTGCCGTTTTTCACGCAGTCTTGTTCTGTTTGTGCTGTATACTACCATTTGAAAAAAGGGTTGTTGAAGCTTCCTTACAAAGATCCTGTCGTGCCAATGCCAGCATTGCCTCGTCGTCTCGAGGTCGAAGACTTGCCCTCTTTTCCCAAGATTATGGATCCTAATAACACTATCATGAACCTTCTTGCTGATCAGTTCTCTAATCTTGAGGAAGCGGATTTGATCTTTTTCAACACATTTGACAAGCTTGAGAATGAG ATGATTGAGTGGATGTCTAGTACATGGCCAATAAAGACCATCGGTCCGACGATCTCATTACTACAAACAAGCGAGGAAATTTACGACCAAAAAGATCACATGATTAGTGTCTTTGAGCCAACTTGTGAAGCATGCATAGAATGGCTAGACTCGAAAGAAACAAACTCGGTTCTTTATGTTTCATTTGGAAGTGCGGTTTCCCTTCAAAAAGAACAAATGGAGGAGCTTGCATTTGGCCTAGCATTGAGCAATTGCAATTTCTTGTGGGTTGTAAGATCATCTGAAGAAAACAAGCTCCCTCCAGCTTTTGTTTCGAATTTATCGGATATAGGTTTCGTCGTAGAATGGTGCTCGCAGCCCCGTGTCCTGGCTCATCCCTCTGTCTCGTGTTTTATGACACACTGCGGATGGAATTCTTTTCTCGAGGCGTTGAGTGTGGGCGTGCCGATCATAGGAATGGGGCAATGGGCCGACCAGAAGATGAATGCTAAGTTTATCGAGGATGTTTGGAATGTAGGTACTCGGGTTGAATCCGGTGAATTTAAGAGAGAGGAGATTGCTAAGTGTGTTGCAGAAATGGTGTATGGAGATAAAGGGAAGGAGCTTAAAGCAAATGCTCGTAAGTGGAAGGAATTGGTCGGAGAAGCTGTGGAGAAAGGAGGGAGTTCTGCTAGAAATGTTGATGATTTTGTCACACAAATATTTTGtagttaa